CAGCCTTTACCACCGGCAGTAGATGGACTCGTGACGCGCTTAAAATCCCCCACCGGCTTACTAATTTTATCTATGATTGGGTTATTGGTGTTGAGCAACTGGTTGGGTGGTGGAAAAAAAGGAAAAACTGCGCGGGGCCGGTGGGCTACGGGTAAAGAAAAAGCCAAAGCTGCAACTAAAGCTAAAAAACAGATCCAGAACCCCACCCGCAATAGTTGTGCTCTTTATGTCGGTCAACCGGCACATATCAAAAAGCAATTGGAAGCTGCGTGGCAAAAGGATGGTTTGTTAAAGTCAGCACCTAAAAAAGATTTGTTTGGTTTTCTAAATTCAACACCGACACTTTATTTACCAGATGTTCAACGTGGAGTTTCTGTAATTGGTGCGCCGGGTACAGGTAAAACTTTTTCGGTAATTGACCCGTTAATTCGGTCAGCATTAGATCAGGGGTTCCCCATGCTTTTGTATGATTTTAAATATCCTGCTCAGACAAAAAGAGCCGTCGCTTACGCTATTAAACGAGGGTACACTGTTAAAGTGTTTTCACCAGGCCGGCCTGAATCAGAAGTTTGCAATCCTTTAGATTTAATTCGAGATGAGGAAGATGCTGTTAGTGCCGGTCAATTAGCACAGGTGATTGGACGTAATTTTGACCGTTCTGGTGGTAAAGCCAGCAGTGATAAATTCTTTGAAGAGGCCGGTGATAGTTTAGTTGAAGGTATTTTGTTAGTAACAAAAGCTGTAGGAACTCTCACCGGCAACCCTAGTTACTGTGATTTAATGACGGCGCAGGCTATCCTCAGTTTGTCTAATTTAGCGCAACGAATGGATGAAGCTTCTAANNNNNNNNNNNNNNNNNNNNNNNNNNNNNNNNNNNNNNNNNNNNNNNNNNNNNNNNNNNNNNNNNNNNNNNNNNNNNNNNNNNNNNNNNNNNNNNNNNNNGCCCAATTTGAAGAACGTCGCTCTATTGTTGAGCAGTTATTTCCGTTGCCGGTTGAGGCCACTTCTTCTAAAGATATGGGTGCTAATTTGTTTTAATTTTTCTTGAATTTCTTTGAAATAGGAGATTGACTTATGGTGAGCACAGCAGTTGATGTTAAAACCCACCCGATTTTATCCCGTTATCCTGATTGGGCAACAAAAGTTCTTAGTAGTTTGGATAAACCCCCATTTTCTCCGAATTACTACCCCGAAACCATTGAGATGTTTGATCAACATGGATTATTGGCCGGTATTGCCTTCGGACAAGTTTATGAAACCACCCGTACCCCAGACCAACCAACTGATTTTATTGCCTGGTTCTGGGATGGCCAATTAGCGGTCTTTGTAGTTGCTGAGACTAAGCAAGTTTTAGTTAATCGCTTATCTCTAGTACAAAAAGTTGGGTTAAATTGATTTGGCAATTGGGGTAAATATGGTTCACCTAGCATCCTCTGTATCCCCCGGAGACGCTGCTTCCTTTCAGCAAACGTATTTTTCGATTATCGAAAGTTTTTTAACTGCCGGTAATTATCTTGAGGATTTAGCACTCAAACAGTCTCAAAAAGCTAGAGATACGGGAATTACAATTAGTCAAGGGGGAAAGGTACTTTATGGCCAAGAGGATGGCAGAAAAGTTGATTATTTATTTGGCCCCCTCTCTCAACAACTTTACCCTGATTTACCCCAGAAATTAAATCAACTACGAACCTCAGAAGTTGGTAGTGTTTCAACTTTATCAGACCTGCGAGTGGAGTTAAATAATCAGATTGTCTTAGAGACTGATTCAAGTGGGGCGGTAAAGGTTAATGAATTAAAAAATTTACCACTTGATAAATTGCCTGAGCTATTTCAGCGCCTTGCTAGAACGAGAGAAAAAAATCTGTCTACCGCAATTGAAGAGTCAATTATTAAGGCTTTGAAAAACGACGAGAATCAATCTATGAAAAGTAATGAACCGTTGTCAGATGTGGGTTTAGAGCTTCCCCCTGATTTTGATGAAGCCATCT
This window of the Ancylothrix sp. D3o genome carries:
- a CDS encoding type IV secretory system conjugative DNA transfer family protein — protein: MMETHFFTSRESPVVLQSLQRPVDQPLPPAVDGLVTRLKSPTGLLILSMIGLLVLSNWLGGGKKGKTARGRWATGKEKAKAATKAKKQIQNPTRNSCALYVGQPAHIKKQLEAAWQKDGLLKSAPKKDLFGFLNSTPTLYLPDVQRGVSVIGAPGTGKTFSVIDPLIRSALDQGFPMLLYDFKYPAQTKRAVAYAIKRGYTVKVFSPGRPESEVCNPLDLIRDEEDAVSAGQLAQVIGRNFDRSGGKASSDKFFEEAGDSLVEGILLVTKAVGTLTGNPSYCDLMTAQAILSLSNLAQRMDEAS